Proteins encoded by one window of Methanothermobacter sp. K4:
- a CDS encoding proteasome assembly chaperone family protein yields MRETTINILEDVELSSPVFIEALPGIGHVGKLAADHIIDELQAVRFAELYSPSFPPQVLVDENGIVEPMKNEFYYLRDAGEDKRDYIILVGNTQGLSPEGQYEICGMILDFVEGYGVERIYTLGGLATGQPVDKARVYGAATDMELAESLKEHDVILRSADGGIIGASGLLLGMGRMRGMRGVCLMGETPGYFIDAEAARALLEVLLEMTKLQVDLEKLEERAEETRKMISRAQQMEQEMIDRMNLKPGEEDLRYIG; encoded by the coding sequence ATGAGGGAAACAACCATAAATATTCTGGAGGATGTTGAACTTTCCAGCCCGGTTTTCATTGAGGCACTTCCAGGGATAGGACATGTCGGGAAACTCGCCGCTGACCATATAATAGATGAACTCCAGGCGGTCAGGTTCGCTGAGCTCTACTCTCCATCATTCCCACCACAGGTTCTGGTTGATGAGAATGGCATAGTTGAACCAATGAAGAACGAGTTCTACTACCTCAGGGATGCAGGTGAGGACAAAAGGGATTATATAATACTTGTCGGGAACACCCAGGGCCTTTCACCTGAGGGACAGTATGAGATCTGTGGCATGATACTCGACTTTGTTGAGGGCTACGGTGTTGAGAGGATATACACCCTTGGAGGACTTGCAACCGGTCAGCCTGTTGATAAGGCACGGGTTTACGGTGCAGCCACAGATATGGAACTTGCTGAGAGCCTTAAAGAGCACGATGTTATCCTGCGCTCTGCAGATGGGGGTATAATAGGTGCATCGGGACTCCTCCTTGGAATGGGAAGGATGAGGGGTATGCGTGGAGTTTGCCTCATGGGTGAAACACCAGGTTACTTCATAGATGCGGAGGCTGCAAGGGCGCTTCTGGAGGTGCTCCTTGAGATGACAAAGCTTCAGGTGGACCTTGAGAAACTTGAGGAGCGTGCAGAGGAGACCCGGAAGATGATCTCCAGGGCGCAGCAGATGGAGCAGGAGATGATTGACAGGATGAATCTCAAGCCCGGCGAGGAGGACCTCCGTTACATAGGATGA
- the frhA gene encoding coenzyme F420 hydrogenase subunit alpha gives MSERIVISPTSRQEGHAELVMEVDDEGIITKGRYFSITPVRGLEKIVTGKAPETAPVIVQRICGVCPIPHTLASVEAIDDSLDIEVPKAGRLLRELTLAAHHVNSHAIHHFLIAPDFVPENLMADAINSVSEIRKNAQYVVDMVAGEGIHPSDVRIGGMADNITELARKRLYARLKQLKPKVNEHVELMIGLIEDKGLPEGLGVHNQPTLASHQLYGDRTKFDLDRFTEVMPESWYDDPEIAKRACSTIPLYDGRNVEVGPRARMVEFQGFKERGVVAQHVARALEMKTALSRAIEILDELDTSAPVRAEFDERGTGKLGIGAIEGPRGLDVHMAKVENGKIQFYSALVPTTWNIPTMGPATEGFHHEYGPHVIRAYDPCLSCATHVMVVDDEDKSVIKNEMVRI, from the coding sequence TTGAGCGAAAGGATTGTTATATCGCCGACATCACGACAAGAAGGACATGCAGAACTTGTCATGGAAGTCGATGATGAAGGAATCATAACAAAGGGGCGATACTTCAGTATTACTCCTGTCAGGGGCCTTGAAAAAATAGTGACAGGTAAAGCACCTGAAACAGCTCCAGTCATTGTCCAGAGGATATGTGGAGTGTGCCCCATACCCCACACCCTGGCTTCCGTTGAGGCAATAGACGACTCCCTTGACATTGAGGTTCCAAAGGCCGGAAGACTCCTCAGGGAACTTACACTGGCCGCACACCACGTAAACAGCCATGCAATCCACCACTTCCTCATAGCACCCGACTTCGTACCAGAAAACCTGATGGCTGATGCCATAAACTCAGTCTCCGAGATAAGGAAAAACGCACAGTACGTAGTTGACATGGTGGCAGGTGAGGGTATACACCCATCAGATGTGAGGATAGGTGGAATGGCTGACAACATAACAGAACTTGCAAGAAAAAGGCTCTACGCAAGGCTCAAACAGCTCAAACCAAAGGTTAATGAACACGTTGAACTCATGATTGGCCTCATAGAGGACAAGGGCCTTCCAGAGGGCCTTGGTGTACACAACCAGCCCACTCTTGCAAGCCACCAGCTATATGGTGACAGGACAAAATTCGACCTTGACAGGTTCACAGAGGTAATGCCAGAAAGCTGGTATGATGACCCTGAAATAGCCAAGAGGGCCTGCTCAACAATACCACTCTACGATGGAAGAAACGTGGAGGTCGGCCCAAGGGCAAGGATGGTTGAATTCCAGGGCTTCAAGGAAAGGGGTGTTGTTGCACAGCATGTTGCAAGGGCACTTGAGATGAAAACTGCGCTCTCAAGGGCAATAGAAATACTGGACGAACTTGACACATCAGCACCTGTAAGGGCAGAATTCGATGAGAGAGGTACAGGTAAACTTGGTATAGGTGCAATAGAGGGTCCAAGGGGACTTGACGTGCACATGGCCAAGGTTGAGAATGGCAAGATCCAGTTCTACAGTGCACTTGTCCCAACAACCTGGAACATCCCAACAATGGGTCCCGCAACCGAAGGATTCCACCATGAATACGGACCACACGTTATACGTGCATATGACCCATGTCTCTCATGCGCAACACACGTGATGGTTGTTGATGATGAGGACAAATCAGTGATTAAAAACGAAATGGTCAGAATCTAG
- a CDS encoding 50S ribosomal protein L44e: MKIPKERRTYCPNCRKHTVHEVLESKRRKASELKWGQRQFRRVTAGYRGYPRPLPSGNKPVKKLDLRLKCKECGKSHIKKRSFRAGRVEFVA; encoded by the coding sequence ATGAAGATTCCCAAGGAAAGAAGAACTTACTGTCCAAACTGTAGAAAACACACAGTTCACGAGGTACTCGAATCAAAGAGAAGAAAGGCAAGTGAACTCAAATGGGGTCAGAGGCAGTTCAGACGTGTAACAGCCGGTTACAGGGGTTACCCACGTCCACTCCCCTCAGGTAACAAACCCGTCAAGAAACTTGACCTCAGACTCAAATGCAAGGAATGTGGAAAATCACACATCAAGAAAAGGTCCTTCAGGGCTGGAAGAGTTGAATTTGTAGCCTAG
- the map gene encoding type II methionyl aminopeptidase, producing MIESYLKAGKIVSKVRKEASKIIRDGLPVIELVNYVEDGIRSRGGEPAFPCNVSINEVTAHYTSPPGDESTISEGDLVKLDLGAHVDGFIADTAITVPVGDVDDSCYRMMDAAREALENAISTIRAGVEVGEVGRVIQETIESHGMKPVSNLTGHSMDRWILHSGLSIPNIRENNPHELEEGDVLAIEPFATDGVGLVTDMPQTYIFRFLRERPLRLVHARRVLGKIRENYHSLPFAQRWLEEYFEPQRLSASMRLLIQSRAIYPYHVLREKSGATVAQWEHTVIVEGDGCTVITE from the coding sequence ATGATCGAATCATACTTAAAGGCAGGTAAAATTGTATCAAAGGTTCGAAAAGAGGCTTCAAAGATCATAAGGGATGGTTTACCGGTAATAGAACTCGTGAATTACGTTGAGGATGGTATCAGGAGCAGGGGCGGTGAACCAGCATTCCCCTGCAATGTCTCCATCAATGAGGTCACCGCACACTACACATCACCTCCCGGTGATGAGAGCACAATATCCGAAGGTGACCTTGTTAAGCTTGACCTCGGGGCCCATGTGGATGGGTTCATAGCCGACACAGCAATCACCGTCCCCGTGGGTGATGTGGATGATAGTTGCTACAGAATGATGGACGCTGCAAGGGAGGCCCTTGAAAACGCGATCTCCACCATAAGGGCCGGTGTTGAGGTTGGTGAGGTCGGCCGTGTTATCCAGGAGACGATAGAGTCCCATGGTATGAAGCCCGTGTCAAACCTTACAGGTCACAGCATGGACCGGTGGATACTCCACTCAGGGCTTTCAATACCCAACATAAGGGAAAACAATCCCCATGAACTCGAGGAGGGGGATGTGCTTGCAATTGAACCCTTCGCAACCGATGGTGTCGGGCTTGTTACAGACATGCCCCAGACATATATATTCAGGTTCCTCCGTGAAAGACCCCTCCGGCTTGTCCATGCAAGGAGGGTCCTCGGTAAGATAAGGGAGAATTACCATTCCCTTCCATTTGCGCAGAGATGGCTTGAGGAATATTTTGAACCCCAAAGGCTCAGCGCCTCAATGAGGCTCCTGATACAGTCAAGGGCCATTTACCCCTACCATGTGCTCCGGGAGAAGAGCGGTGCCACCGTAGCACAGTGGGAGCATACGGTCATTGTTGAGGGTGATGGGTGCACCGTGATAACAGAATAG
- a CDS encoding PepSY domain-containing protein, with protein sequence MINSKILASVAIVLIIGAVAAGYQVSQNSETLWKFTNPQGGQDQGPQQGESSVHSESPSTTSSQGGSGSGSGGASDMNVKISSSEARSIAQKYIKQEGATAGTPRLVTLNGKMVYIVPIEMNGKTVGEIYIDPITGENLGGAGGAP encoded by the coding sequence ATGATAAACTCAAAGATCCTAGCATCAGTGGCAATAGTCCTGATAATTGGAGCTGTTGCAGCAGGTTATCAGGTGAGTCAGAATTCCGAAACACTGTGGAAGTTCACCAACCCCCAGGGCGGTCAGGACCAGGGGCCACAGCAGGGTGAGTCAAGCGTCCACAGTGAATCACCCTCAACCACATCATCTCAGGGTGGCAGTGGTTCAGGTTCAGGCGGGGCTTCAGATATGAATGTGAAGATCTCATCGTCAGAGGCCAGGAGTATTGCGCAGAAGTACATAAAACAGGAGGGTGCCACTGCAGGGACCCCGCGGCTTGTCACGTTAAACGGTAAAATGGTCTACATTGTACCCATAGAAATGAACGGCAAGACCGTCGGGGAGATCTACATTGACCCCATCACAGGCGAAAACCTTGGGGGGGCTGGTGGTGCGCCATGA
- a CDS encoding translation initiation factor IF-2 subunit alpha: GAFATLEEYPGKEAFIHISEVSSGWVKNIRDFVRENQKIVARVLRVNPRKGHVDVSMKRIREDQRTKKIQAWKIEQKAEKFLELAAKDLGKDLDTAYEEVGYELMDIFGDLYGAFETAAEEGEKALLEEGVPEDWAAAITEVAKRNITPPEVQITGYVDIKSYAPNGVEIIRKALKSAQDEGIIVQAVGAPRYRLIVKSTDYLKAEKQLKEAAQRCIDIVEKEGGEGEFLRELT, from the coding sequence ATGGCGCCTTCGCAACACTGGAGGAATATCCAGGGAAGGAGGCTTTCATTCACATATCCGAGGTATCCTCTGGATGGGTTAAGAATATAAGGGACTTTGTAAGGGAAAACCAGAAGATAGTCGCCAGGGTCCTCCGTGTGAACCCAAGGAAGGGGCACGTGGATGTTTCAATGAAAAGGATAAGGGAGGACCAGCGTACAAAGAAGATCCAGGCCTGGAAAATCGAGCAGAAGGCTGAAAAGTTCCTTGAACTGGCAGCAAAGGACCTGGGAAAGGACCTTGACACGGCCTACGAGGAGGTCGGATACGAACTTATGGACATATTCGGCGACCTCTACGGCGCATTTGAAACCGCTGCAGAGGAGGGTGAAAAGGCACTTCTGGAGGAGGGCGTCCCTGAGGACTGGGCTGCTGCCATAACAGAGGTGGCTAAACGTAACATAACACCCCCCGAGGTTCAGATCACAGGATATGTTGATATAAAGTCCTATGCACCCAACGGTGTTGAGATAATCAGGAAGGCCCTTAAATCTGCCCAGGATGAGGGCATAATTGTCCAGGCCGTTGGGGCCCCAAGGTACAGGCTGATAGTGAAATCGACAGATTACCTCAAGGCCGAGAAACAGCTCAAGGAGGCGGCCCAGAGGTGCATAGATATAGTGGAAAAAGAGGGTGGAGAGGGAGAATTCCTCCGTGAACTGACATGA
- the frhD gene encoding coenzyme F420-reducing hydrogenase, FrhD protein has protein sequence MPYDAEILVVGCGNILFKDDGFGPEVIKALEEHFKDKEKPENVMFIDAGTGGPHFVFSLPHEQWKKMIVVDVVEFNAEPGTLRKFDVTEIPKGSYENMHTWPVSQPLHELSEKIDVVVIGCKPEEISAPNVEMGLTPPVKKAIPRAIQMILEEIGVSK, from the coding sequence ATGCCATACGACGCTGAGATTCTAGTGGTGGGCTGTGGAAACATCCTTTTCAAGGACGATGGATTCGGCCCAGAGGTTATCAAGGCCCTTGAAGAACACTTCAAGGATAAGGAAAAACCAGAAAATGTAATGTTCATAGACGCTGGAACTGGCGGTCCACACTTTGTCTTCTCACTGCCACATGAACAGTGGAAGAAGATGATAGTTGTGGACGTTGTTGAATTCAATGCAGAACCCGGGACCCTCAGAAAATTCGACGTAACTGAGATTCCAAAGGGATCCTATGAGAATATGCATACATGGCCAGTGAGCCAGCCCCTCCATGAACTCAGTGAAAAAATTGACGTTGTGGTAATTGGGTGTAAACCCGAGGAGATATCAGCTCCCAATGTGGAAATGGGCCTCACACCCCCGGTAAAGAAGGCTATTCCCAGGGCCATTCAGATGATCTTAGAGGAGATTGGGGTTTCTAAATGA
- the frhG gene encoding coenzyme F420 hydrogenase subunit gamma, translating into MSLIARIKRFLGLEAEAKREEPEKEKSEPVGASKEEVEKVAEENAKPRIGYIHLSGCTGDAMSLTENYDILAELLTNMVDIVYGQTLVDLWEMPEMDLALVEGSVCLQDEHSLHELKELREKAKLVCAFGSCAATGCFTRYSRGGQQAQPSHESFVPIADLIDVDLALPGCPPSPEIIAKTVVALLNNDMDYLQPMLDLAGYTEACGCDLQTKVVNQGLCIGCGTCAMACQTRALDMTNGRPELNSDRCVKCGICYVQCPRSWWPEEQIKKELGL; encoded by the coding sequence ATGAGTTTAATCGCCCGAATCAAAAGATTTTTAGGATTGGAGGCTGAAGCTAAGAGGGAAGAACCTGAAAAGGAAAAATCGGAACCTGTTGGAGCTTCAAAAGAGGAGGTTGAAAAAGTGGCTGAAGAAAATGCAAAACCAAGAATAGGTTACATTCACCTGAGTGGATGTACCGGAGACGCCATGTCGTTAACTGAAAATTACGACATTCTCGCAGAACTGCTCACCAATATGGTGGACATAGTATATGGACAGACCCTTGTGGATCTCTGGGAGATGCCAGAGATGGACCTGGCCCTTGTGGAGGGTTCTGTCTGTCTGCAGGACGAACACAGCCTGCACGAACTCAAAGAACTCAGGGAAAAGGCTAAACTGGTCTGCGCATTCGGTTCATGCGCGGCAACAGGCTGCTTCACAAGGTACTCAAGGGGTGGCCAGCAGGCACAGCCATCACACGAGTCCTTTGTACCGATAGCAGACCTCATAGATGTGGACCTTGCACTGCCAGGGTGCCCACCATCACCTGAAATAATAGCAAAGACCGTTGTTGCACTTCTCAACAATGATATGGATTACCTGCAGCCAATGCTGGACCTTGCAGGCTACACTGAGGCATGCGGATGCGACCTTCAGACGAAGGTGGTCAACCAGGGTCTCTGCATTGGATGCGGAACATGTGCAATGGCCTGCCAGACAAGGGCCCTTGACATGACCAACGGAAGGCCGGAACTGAACAGTGACCGCTGCGTGAAATGTGGAATCTGCTACGTGCAGTGCCCAAGAAGCTGGTGGCCAGAAGAACAGATCAAAAAGGAGTTAGGGCTATAG
- a CDS encoding 30S ribosomal protein S27e has product MFYNTKGNFLRVKCMDCGNQQVVFDRAASYVQCIICGKTLVEPTGGKSKIKAQILEVLD; this is encoded by the coding sequence ATGTTCTACAATACGAAGGGTAATTTTCTCCGGGTTAAATGTATGGACTGCGGGAACCAGCAGGTGGTTTTTGACAGGGCAGCCTCATACGTCCAGTGTATAATCTGCGGTAAAACACTTGTTGAGCCAACAGGAGGAAAATCAAAGATCAAAGCCCAGATTCTAGAGGTCCTGGATTAA
- the frhB gene encoding coenzyme F420 hydrogenase subunit beta has product MVLGTYKEIVSARSTDREIQKLAQDGGIVTGLLAYALDEGIIEGAVVAGPGEEFWKPQPMVAMSSDELKAAAGTKYTFSPNVMMLKKAVRQYGIEKLGTVAIPCQTMGIRKMQTYPFGVRFLADKIKLLVGIYCMENFPYTSLQTFICEKLGVSMELVEKMDIGKGKFWVYTQDDVLTLPLKETHGYEQAGCKICKDYVAELADVSTGSVGSPDGWSTVITRTDAGDSIFKQAVEAGLFETKPIEEVKPGLGLLEKLAAQKKEKAEKNIAARKEMGLPTPF; this is encoded by the coding sequence ATGGTTTTAGGTACTTACAAGGAAATTGTTTCCGCCAGATCAACTGACAGGGAGATTCAGAAACTAGCCCAGGATGGGGGAATAGTCACAGGTCTTCTAGCTTACGCCCTTGATGAGGGTATCATTGAGGGTGCAGTGGTTGCAGGTCCAGGCGAGGAGTTCTGGAAACCACAGCCAATGGTTGCCATGAGCTCAGATGAACTCAAGGCAGCAGCCGGTACCAAGTACACATTCTCACCCAACGTGATGATGCTCAAGAAGGCCGTCAGACAGTACGGTATTGAGAAACTCGGTACGGTTGCCATACCCTGCCAGACAATGGGTATAAGGAAAATGCAGACCTACCCATTCGGTGTCAGGTTCCTTGCAGATAAGATAAAGCTTCTGGTGGGTATATACTGCATGGAGAACTTCCCCTACACATCACTCCAGACCTTCATCTGCGAGAAACTCGGAGTTAGCATGGAACTCGTTGAGAAGATGGATATAGGTAAAGGGAAGTTCTGGGTATACACCCAGGATGATGTCCTCACCCTTCCACTCAAGGAGACCCATGGATACGAGCAGGCAGGATGCAAGATCTGTAAGGACTACGTGGCTGAACTTGCAGACGTCTCAACAGGATCAGTGGGGTCACCTGACGGATGGTCCACCGTCATAACCAGAACAGACGCAGGGGACTCAATATTCAAGCAGGCAGTTGAAGCAGGCCTATTCGAGACAAAACCAATAGAAGAAGTTAAACCTGGTCTGGGACTGCTTGAAAAACTTGCCGCACAGAAAAAGGAAAAAGCAGAGAAGAACATTGCCGCAAGGAAGGAGATGGGATTACCAACACCATTCTGA
- a CDS encoding RNA-protein complex protein Nop10: MKMRRCRSCMEYTLKDVCPRCGGSTGVVYPPKFSPEDRYGEYRRRLKREVLLEK, from the coding sequence ATGAAGATGAGAAGATGCCGTTCATGCATGGAGTACACCCTTAAGGATGTATGCCCCCGCTGCGGCGGATCAACAGGGGTTGTTTATCCCCCAAAATTTTCCCCTGAGGACAGGTATGGAGAATACCGGAGAAGACTCAAAAGAGAGGTTTTACTTGAGAAGTAG
- a CDS encoding proteasome assembly chaperone family protein — protein MMIKTETECCTIYAEDVEDAVVLEGSPGVGLIGNILGWLLVEDLKMKEIGYIDSKYFPPLAVLYKGVAIHPFRIYEGDGIVLFLSDFILPPAVVYDMTNAIVDWMTRNNSRELITFNSMVVREKSQPVAGAGNSQEVIQRLADLGIPIVPFGNLNGISGTLLTRCAVKDISASCLFAEILNPYPDPRAAASVVEVLNEMLGTNVNPEPLLQEAQAIESRLKKLAETVQGEAETPIYM, from the coding sequence ATGATGATCAAAACAGAAACCGAATGCTGTACAATCTATGCGGAGGATGTTGAGGATGCGGTTGTCCTTGAGGGTTCCCCTGGTGTGGGGCTCATAGGCAACATCCTTGGGTGGCTACTTGTTGAGGACCTCAAAATGAAGGAGATAGGGTACATTGACTCCAAATACTTCCCTCCACTTGCGGTTCTCTACAAGGGGGTCGCAATACACCCCTTCAGGATATATGAGGGAGATGGGATAGTGCTCTTCCTATCGGATTTCATCCTTCCACCTGCGGTGGTCTATGACATGACAAATGCAATTGTTGACTGGATGACCCGCAACAACAGCAGGGAACTCATAACATTCAACAGCATGGTTGTCCGTGAAAAGTCACAGCCGGTTGCAGGTGCAGGTAACAGTCAGGAGGTCATCCAGAGACTTGCAGATCTCGGAATACCCATAGTCCCCTTCGGTAACCTCAATGGTATTTCAGGGACCCTCCTTACAAGGTGCGCTGTTAAGGACATATCTGCCTCATGCCTCTTTGCAGAGATACTCAACCCCTACCCTGATCCCAGGGCAGCTGCAAGTGTTGTTGAGGTTCTGAATGAGATGCTGGGCACCAATGTTAACCCCGAGCCACTCCTACAGGAGGCCCAGGCCATCGAGTCACGTCTCAAGAAGCTCGCAGAGACCGTTCAGGGGGAGGCAGAAACACCCATATACATGTAA